A stretch of Mesorhizobium sp. M2A.F.Ca.ET.046.03.2.1 DNA encodes these proteins:
- a CDS encoding alpha-ketoacid dehydrogenase subunit beta, protein MPRRTMIEAIRDAMDVSMGRDNKVIVYGEDVGFFGGVFRATQGLQAKYGKSRCFDAPISESGIVGSAIGMAAYGLKPCVEVQFADYVYPAYDQIVSEAARLRYRSNGDFTCPIVVRMPTGGGIFGGQTHSQSPEALFTHVSGLKVIVPSNPHDAKGLLIAAIEDPDPVIFLEPKRLYNGPFDGHHDKPVTAWSKHELGEVAEGHYTIPLGKAAIRRPGSAVTVLAYGTMVYVAQAAAEETGIDAEVIDLRTLLPLDLDTIVASVTKTGRCVVVHEATLTSGFGAELVSLVQENCFYHLEAPVARVAGWDTPYPHAQEWDYFPGPARIGRALVETLEA, encoded by the coding sequence ATGCCCAGGCGTACCATGATCGAGGCGATCCGCGACGCCATGGACGTGTCGATGGGCCGCGACAACAAAGTCATCGTCTATGGCGAGGATGTCGGCTTCTTCGGCGGCGTGTTCCGCGCCACGCAGGGCCTGCAGGCCAAATACGGCAAGAGCCGCTGCTTCGACGCCCCGATCAGCGAATCGGGCATCGTCGGTTCGGCCATCGGCATGGCTGCCTACGGGTTGAAACCCTGTGTCGAGGTGCAGTTTGCCGACTATGTTTATCCGGCCTACGACCAGATCGTATCGGAGGCAGCGCGGCTGCGGTACCGTTCGAACGGCGACTTCACCTGCCCGATCGTGGTGCGTATGCCGACCGGCGGCGGTATCTTCGGCGGCCAGACGCACAGCCAGAGCCCGGAAGCGCTGTTCACTCATGTCTCCGGCCTGAAGGTGATCGTGCCGTCCAATCCGCATGACGCCAAGGGCTTGCTGATCGCGGCGATCGAGGATCCCGACCCGGTGATCTTCCTCGAGCCGAAGCGGCTCTATAACGGGCCGTTCGACGGTCACCACGACAAGCCGGTGACGGCCTGGTCGAAGCATGAGCTCGGCGAGGTTGCCGAGGGCCACTACACGATCCCCCTCGGCAAGGCGGCGATCCGCCGGCCCGGATCGGCGGTCACGGTGCTCGCCTATGGCACGATGGTCTATGTCGCGCAGGCCGCGGCCGAGGAGACCGGCATCGACGCCGAGGTGATCGATCTCAGGACGCTGCTGCCGCTCGACCTCGATACGATCGTCGCCTCGGTGACGAAGACCGGACGCTGTGTCGTCGTGCATGAAGCGACGCTGACTTCCGGCTTCGGCGCAGAGCTGGTCTCGCTGGTGCAGGAGAACTGCTTCTACCATTTGGAAGCCCCTGTGGCGCGCGTCGCCGGCTGGGATACGCCCTATCCGCACGCGCAGGAATGGGACTATTTCCCCGGCCCGGCGCGAATCGGGCGCGCGCTCGTCGAAACATTGGAAGCTTAG
- the lpdA gene encoding dihydrolipoyl dehydrogenase, translated as MKEISCKLLVIGAGPGGYVCAIRAGQLGVDTVIVEVAKPGGTCLNVGCIPSKALIHAAEEFEKIAHMASGKDPLGIKVAAPTLDLARTVAWKDGIVSRLNSGVAGLLKKAKVKTVQGWATFRDGKTVEVETETGTQVIRAETVVIANGSAPVELPFLPFGGPVISSTEALALSDVPKKLAVVGGGYIGLELGMAFARMGAKVTVVEALPRVLAQYDAELTRPVLKRLGELGVEVMTGAKAKGLSTKGDALLAETADGKSAKIAADRILVTVGRKPLTEGWGLEQIDLDRTGKFIRIDDQCRSSMRGIFAIGDVTGEPMLAHRAMAQGEMVAEIVAGHKRSWDKRAIPAICFTDPELVTAGLSPEEAKAFAGEVKIGQFPFAANGRAMTKQGEDGFVRVVARADNHLVLGIQAVGQGVSELSAAFGLALEMGARLEDIAGTIHAHPTQGEGFQEAALKALGHALHI; from the coding sequence ATGAAAGAAATCTCCTGCAAGCTGCTGGTCATCGGCGCCGGTCCGGGCGGTTATGTCTGCGCCATCCGCGCCGGACAACTCGGCGTCGATACGGTGATCGTCGAAGTTGCGAAGCCCGGCGGCACCTGCCTCAATGTCGGCTGCATCCCGTCCAAGGCGCTGATCCATGCCGCGGAGGAGTTCGAGAAGATCGCGCATATGGCCTCCGGCAAGGATCCGCTCGGCATCAAGGTCGCCGCGCCGACGCTGGACCTCGCAAGAACCGTCGCCTGGAAGGACGGTATCGTTAGCCGGCTCAACAGCGGCGTGGCCGGGTTGTTGAAGAAGGCCAAGGTGAAGACGGTGCAGGGCTGGGCGACGTTCCGCGATGGAAAGACGGTCGAGGTCGAAACCGAGACCGGCACGCAGGTCATCCGCGCCGAAACGGTGGTGATCGCCAACGGCTCGGCGCCGGTCGAGCTGCCGTTCCTGCCTTTCGGGGGACCTGTGATTTCGTCCACCGAGGCGCTGGCGCTGAGCGACGTGCCGAAGAAGCTCGCGGTCGTCGGCGGCGGCTATATCGGGCTCGAGCTCGGCATGGCCTTCGCCAGGATGGGCGCCAAGGTCACGGTGGTCGAAGCGTTGCCGCGCGTGCTTGCGCAATATGATGCCGAGCTGACGCGGCCCGTGCTGAAGCGGCTTGGCGAGCTTGGCGTCGAGGTCATGACGGGCGCCAAAGCGAAGGGATTGTCGACCAAGGGCGATGCGCTGCTGGCCGAGACGGCGGACGGCAAAAGCGCCAAGATCGCTGCCGACAGGATTTTGGTCACGGTCGGGCGCAAGCCGCTCACCGAGGGGTGGGGTCTTGAGCAGATCGACCTCGACAGGACGGGAAAATTCATCCGCATCGACGACCAGTGCCGCAGCTCGATGCGCGGCATCTTTGCCATCGGCGACGTCACCGGCGAGCCGATGCTGGCGCATCGGGCGATGGCGCAGGGCGAGATGGTGGCCGAGATCGTCGCCGGCCACAAGAGAAGCTGGGACAAGCGCGCCATTCCCGCGATCTGCTTCACCGATCCGGAGCTGGTCACCGCGGGCCTGTCACCGGAAGAGGCGAAAGCGTTCGCCGGCGAGGTCAAGATCGGCCAGTTCCCCTTCGCCGCCAACGGCCGGGCGATGACGAAACAGGGCGAGGACGGTTTCGTGCGGGTCGTGGCGCGCGCCGACAATCATCTGGTGCTCGGCATTCAGGCGGTCGGGCAAGGCGTGTCCGAACTGTCGGCGGCCTTCGGCCTGGCGCTGGAGATGGGCGCGCGGCTGGAGGATATCGCCGGCACGATCCACGCGCATCCGACGCAAGGCGAAGGTTTCCAGGAAGCGGCGCTGAAGGCGCTGGGCCACGCGCTGCATATTTGA
- a CDS encoding dihydrolipoamide acetyltransferase family protein: MGEHVIKLPDVGEGVAEAELVEWHVKVGDLVREDTVLAAVMTDKATVEIPSPVDGEILWLGAEIGDTVAIGSPIVRLKVAGEGNVKAAAQAVPEEKAPAASAEPKPAPAPAMPKAAPKPADPPAKVSPAAAPKAARPAAVSGAPRAEGEKPLASPAVRLRAKEAGIDLRQVPGSGPAGRISHEDIDAFVARGPQVARATGLARKDGVEDIKVVGLRRKIAEKMSLAKSRIPHITYVEEIDVTALEELRATLNKEKRADRPKLTLLPFLIRAMVKAIAEQPNLNSLFDDEAGIIHQHEGIHIGIAAQTPNGLVVPVVKHAEARDLWDSAAEVNRLADAAKAGTASREELSGSTITITSLGAMGGVATTPVINHPEVAIVGVNKIMVRPVWDGTQFIPRKMMNLSSSFDHRVIDGWDAAVFVQRIKALLETPALIFVD; the protein is encoded by the coding sequence ATGGGTGAGCACGTCATCAAGCTTCCCGATGTCGGCGAAGGCGTCGCCGAGGCCGAGCTTGTCGAGTGGCATGTCAAGGTCGGCGATCTCGTGCGCGAGGACACGGTTCTGGCCGCCGTCATGACCGACAAGGCAACCGTCGAAATCCCGTCACCGGTTGACGGCGAGATCCTCTGGCTCGGCGCCGAGATCGGCGACACGGTGGCAATCGGCTCGCCGATCGTGCGGCTGAAGGTAGCCGGCGAAGGCAATGTGAAGGCGGCCGCCCAGGCCGTGCCGGAAGAGAAGGCGCCCGCTGCGTCGGCCGAGCCAAAACCAGCGCCGGCACCGGCCATGCCGAAAGCGGCACCAAAGCCAGCCGATCCGCCGGCTAAGGTTTCGCCAGCCGCAGCGCCGAAGGCCGCGCGCCCTGCTGCCGTTTCCGGCGCGCCGCGCGCGGAAGGCGAGAAGCCGCTGGCCTCGCCGGCCGTGCGGCTGCGAGCGAAGGAAGCCGGCATCGATCTGCGCCAGGTTCCGGGCAGCGGTCCGGCCGGGCGCATCAGCCATGAAGACATTGACGCGTTTGTGGCACGCGGCCCGCAGGTTGCGCGCGCCACCGGCCTTGCGCGCAAGGACGGCGTCGAGGACATCAAGGTCGTCGGGCTCAGGCGCAAGATCGCCGAAAAGATGTCGCTGGCGAAATCGCGCATCCCGCACATCACCTATGTCGAGGAGATCGACGTCACGGCCTTGGAGGAACTGCGCGCGACGCTGAACAAGGAGAAGCGCGCCGATCGCCCGAAGCTGACGCTGCTGCCCTTCCTGATACGGGCGATGGTCAAGGCGATCGCCGAGCAGCCCAACCTCAATTCACTGTTCGATGACGAGGCCGGGATCATACACCAGCATGAGGGCATTCATATCGGCATCGCCGCGCAGACGCCGAACGGGCTGGTAGTGCCGGTGGTGAAACATGCGGAGGCGCGTGACCTGTGGGACAGCGCTGCGGAAGTCAACCGGCTGGCCGATGCGGCCAAGGCCGGCACGGCGAGCCGCGAGGAGCTGTCCGGCTCGACCATCACCATCACCTCGCTCGGCGCCATGGGCGGCGTGGCGACGACGCCGGTCATCAACCATCCGGAAGTGGCGATCGTCGGCGTCAACAAGATCATGGTGCGGCCGGTCTGGGACGGCACCCAGTTCATTCCGCGCAAGATGATGAACCTGTCGTCCAGCTTCGACCACCGCGTCATCGACGGCTGGGATGCCGCGGTGTTCGTGCAGCGCATCAAGGCGCTGCTCGAGACGCCGGCGCTGATTTTCGTGGATTGA